The genomic segment ACAATCCTTACTGCATGGAGCTTACTTTTTATGTCTTACTTCCTACTGCATACCGTAAGGGATATATGAACCCACCTACACTTTCAGTACATAAATATGATGGAACAGATTTCTTTGCTTCAGGGAATTACGAAGATTTCTCCTATAGCCGATGACCTTATAGTTGCCTCCAGCAATATTCTATTTTGAGGTTTATTTGCCAAAGGTGCAGCTAAAATTACTGATGTAAGAAACCACAAAATAGATTATTGCTGGAGGGAATTATATCTGGCATGCATTTTTTGATGTTGAAAGCCAAACTCATTTTTGTTTAACAGCTTGGAATTAGTAAAGCACTTGATATTGTTTAGGAATATTGCATTGCAAGGCATCACAACCTAGTTTTTGGTTGTATTGGTTATTGTAGGATATGTGACActtctcttttaaatttagtatttaatgattatttattacgtgtttactcaaaaaatacatgttttttcaATGCACACAGTGTCAAGagtctaaacaaaaaaaatattgaattctgAAGAATTCAAATAATGAATTCTCACCTCTATTTCGTTCTGCTATTGGTCCATTAGCCATTGTGTGTACAATAGATATAATAACTCTTCCTTTACAAATGTTCTTATTAGCACTTATCCATGAATGTATATTattgagatatttattttttttatactttaaccAACAAATAAAAGCACACAAACAAATGGCTGGCTGTAACCGTATAGTGCGAACTGTCATAAGCCGTCACTCTCACCGGTAACATAACCATGAAATTTCTTTCAGTAATCTAAAGCTGAAACTAAACTTGAGAGCGAGAGATTTACGTGGAGCAAATCGCGAGGCAACAGTCGTCGGCGATTAGAGACGTCCGAGGCAATTGAATCTATAATTTATtgagatttattaataattattaattagtatAAAATCTTAGTTAGTTAAATATAATAGGTTAATCACTGAAATAGTGAAAAGGCAGAAGAGgtttcaaaagtttttcttataaacgTTTTATAACGgttcatacaaataaaaaaattaccaatttatttatttaccaaaaatacatttcacatgagttttagatttaaatattaccAAATTCGGGTAGATGTTTACTAGatacaataaatacatttatacGGTAAACAAGAGAAACTAGTTTTTGTGTCTACtgcattaaatttgtttatcaTATACAAGTTAAAATAAACGAGTTCAGATcagtatttatttatcattgCTGAGATTCCTATTTACTAGGCAATGGTCGAACAGATAATATAATATCCGTGTAGTATAGAAAAAGTAGAACTCACTGGTTACAGTCTGGTAAAGTGGTGTATGCATGTTGAAAATTGTTAACCACTGAGGAtcgattaattataataatatttatcaaataattattataaaatttgatctATGCATCCAACCAAACAATGCAATATTGCCTTTTGTCTGACAGAATAAGAAAAAGTCCAAAACATTACCGAAATCTGGCAAAtgaaatcttttaataaaaccCAACTATATATGATTTTCCTAATTATTGATGTCCTTACATACACTGTCAACAATAATGCTGAAGTAGTACTGAGTAATATCAATAGTCAACAGTAATACTGAAAGGACTGGTGGAACAACTCATAGGCATTCAAAAAAAACGTAAGATGGCCTaagtaaaaattgataattttcgAGATAAGGCACTTGTAAATTCGCCAAAACCAAACTCTTCCAGATTTTCAATTCATATAATATCTAAGAATTTATAGCTTTGAGGTTCTGATTTCAGTATTGCAAGACTGAATAGCCATTTCATTGATTATAAAGCccaacattaaactaaacggtCGAAACATATAAATGGAAATCTATTTAAGAGAAAAgtatgatttattttgattttcaatcCCTCAATTTTGACTCCTCATACTGGACAGAACAAAATGTGCGATAATTTGGCTAGTACTTTAGAAAGTTTGCtactttaatttactttttaaaactcattgTTCAACCCATTGTTTTGATAAACAGTTTTCTGATATTGTTTTAGAGTGAAGGATAAACCTAAGCTACCTTAGGCGAGATCATTCTAAACGTAAACGAATTAAATTatgttccaaaatatttcaaatcgaAAATCAACAGAGACAATCAGAAAACGAACAGGGATACCCAAATCGGTGATAAACGACATCACTAGGCGATTTTAATATCACCTCTAACGGGTGCAAAATCTGCTGCCTCGGGACTACGCGCCACGCCTACGGTTTTGTAGAGGATCCGAACTTTTGAGATAATGTACTGTAGTCGAATGAGAGTGCATTTAAAAAGGACAACTTTATTAACATGTCACTTCTTGAATAATGTGGTTTAAAAATGATGGCTGCTTGGCACATTATGCTCTTCAAGTTTGTCGTTGCTTAAACCAAATATACTACAACAGATGTTTGTGTTTGTTTAAGGTTTTTAGCGCTtatcgaaacaaaaaaaaaaaagaaatttttttcggAAAGTTCAGAAATaagtgaaattataaaaattaataaaggaaatatatgctttatacctgcaacaattctatATTCATACATAAAAGGTCTGATTAATACCGTACTTacagaatttaatttagaatgtaTTGGAACTATTTTTATGCGTTTTAAAGCCCgttgttaaatttgtttcaattcatcttaaaataaaatatttaaaaggcaaattaatcttgtttattttatttaaaatgtgctCCCTTACCTATGGtgctaatttatatttattggtAAGTATCTGTATCTAAATATCTTCAAAGTCCAGACTTGAATGTCTTGAGGAAAGTGAGGAGAAATGTCTGAGATATGCAACACTAacgtttatttttctttcgcaacttttaaattacaaatttacaactttaataaaataaaattctatttaaatgtaTCCCGcatcaaattcaaataattcaaatatcGCTCAATAGATCAGGTATAAATTACTCGCCACACACTAAATAGTACCTCACAaagcttacattttttaatatcatatcaAATAAAGGTTTCGATGAATAAAACACAGCTCAACAATTAactgcttttatattaaataaatttgtgtcTTTTATAGGCGACACTTGCTCTGATGGGTGCGCCTCGGAGTTTAACGGCTTTTGGCAACAAACTCTCTCTGATATGGACACCTCGTTTTTCTGGAGTCCATGCGTTAAATTCGTATTCGGAGAGATCACAATTAATAGCTATCCAACCTGAAATGATGTTTATAATAATGACTAGGCACTTGACAGTcacttttgttaaaatataaaatagatagAAGAGGCTTAACTGATTTAGAAACGTAATAAACAAATTTCCCTTGCGTATTTCTTTGAGCAACAGAGCCACttagctattttttaaaatagactactttttactctatttttaaaataaaacattcttaTGTAAGGATATTCTATTAGATGGAAACCACCATTCAGCTTTCACCTAtgggtaaattatttattaataataagataTATGGCTATATCCCTACTACAGGTCCCAGAACAGTGACGTAAACCTAACTAGCACTTCCATTACCTTCACATCAGATAAAAGCTCTATGTGAGACATAGTCGAAAGCCTTAGTAGTCACAAAAAGTGGCAAATtactaaagaaagaaaaattagaattGCACGAATTGTTCCCCTATCCTGCGTAAACCCAAGCTGTTTATGGcaagtaatttaatttacattattgaCAAGATTGGCAATAAAGAAAGTGGACAATTCttaaaaagcaataaatgtGCACtcatttattagtttatataaAGAAAAGGTAAGAGATATGGAAAATTAGTTTATAATGTAGAGGAGACATCTAGACTTTGAAAACTACCTTAATTCATTCATATTGAATATCAAAAACTGCAGAAACTTGTACAGAAATGCTGACTATGTTGTAAAACAAGAGTTAATCATGTACCAGGGAAAatatactataatttttttacgagtAATATCCTGAATATGAATGACTATTTTGCTAATGAGATAAAACTGCTCAAATAAGTAGCTTAATGTATCTTACTTAAAGTAATACAAATTACAAAGTATATTTACAAAACATAAATCGGATGTGTTAGTACGTTAAtctaaaaaagtctaataatatgtaatattagaaattaaaaagttcTAACCTGCGTTTGACAAGACTACATCATAACTGCTTTCCTCTATGTCTTTGCcagtaattttaaagttttttgacaGTTCCAAGCCCGGCCATTTCTGCTGCCTCTCGATGTCATCGTTGAAAATAGGAACAGTAAATAGTTCACTTCCTAAAAGTTCTTCGTATATATAATCGGCCTGCTGGGTTTCACAGACTGTAATAGGGAGTTTGTTTGATCTGAAAACCGTCAACCTACAAAAGTAAACTTATCTAAGATACGAAATATTAgtgcttttaaaagcttttgtttcgaaaaataaaattagaaaagtagtatttaaaaatgggtttccAACAAATGGCTTTTGATGGAATTGACCATCTTTTGAAAACAATGGAGAAAGCCGTAATGCTAGACTGCTTGagtcagaaaaaaaacaataacaaagcaaacttaaaaaaaaacaatattgtcAAGTGATATTTTCCTATTGGCGTGAGTGTCCATAATTGACAACCCTAAAAATAGTACAACAGTagtataacaatatttaaagccGAATGATCCCGAATGGGGTAAAGGAAAAGATAAGGAGTgctaattagataaaaataaatcttctgTCAATCTTTTTTCTTATCTATTACTATATGTCTATCGTGTTCCGCTAGTCATCTAAATATGTGCGATTAATTACATATATTtggcataaaaataataataaccgtTACTCACCTGATTACCTTTGCCCCACTAACGTAATCCAAGCGGGCTAATCCTGCTATGAACATGGTCATACCTGGTTTTATTCTAAACGTTTCGGGTCGAATAATCTCCTCTGGTAATGTTAACCTCAATTCATCTAAAGTTAATAGATGCAATATCTGGTCAGGATGAAGGACACCGGGCGTGTCATAGCACCATTTCCCATGAACATAGTCTGGCATGTTTGGGTTGATACCCAGTTTACTTTTTCCCAATAAGTCAGCAGAACCtaaagaaaaatcattatttttttgttaagtaaaatatttttacttttgttttgttttatcaTTTTGAGTGGAAAACGTGTAtattttattagagaaaaatacaaatatataatataaatttcgTTTGTTCGTTATGTTCGTCCTGTTAGCCACAGAAATCAACAGACTACCTAATGGAACTCGATTATCTACTCACTTACTAAGAACACTAGGTCAtcaaaaaaacaagaaaattgatttaaatcgTGCCAATACTATACTTTGAATTTTACTACACCATGGTGTTTCCGCTTTCTatattactataattttattataatatattagcATGGGTGTTAAAAATTCCCTTAGTTGGACACTTACCATAATTTGCAAACAAATCCATGGCCATGTCATCATTTTCCTTTGTCAGATCCTTATGAGTAAACGACCTTTCCACCCTTCCTACCAAGGTTGCATCTGCTCCCTTATTACTCAATCTTAATTCATCGTCTTTCAATTTCCTTTCTTCTTTTTCTAGTTTAGCTAACTCCATTATCCTTTGATGCCTCATATATAATCTAAATCCAGAAAATCTTGTAATTGGAAATTTCAATAGGTTCAAAGTCGTTCCGGGCCAAGGACTGGTCGTAGCtcgtaaaagaaaattttctgcTTGTGATTTACAAAAATCTGACCTTATTAGTTGATTGAAAAGTGAAGACTTTCCAACGTTAGTGCATCCGACCAAATAAACGTCCCCTTTCTTTGACCAAACCTTATTGAGTGCAGTAATAAGGCTTTCCACACCATAACCTGTTTTAGCTGAAATCAGTTCTACATGTTTTATATTAGCACTTCCAAAgccatttattttcaaattacgTACTAAACTAGACTTTATTCGATGTAAGTATTTCTTATCGTCCTTAGGTATTAGGTCAACTTTATTCCCCACAACCACTAAGGAGGATTTCATACCGAAAATATCTGCTAACCCGGGCCAGATCGAACAAGGAAAATCGCTCAAATCCACCATTAAAATAATCAACGATGTTTCAAATGGAATCGATTGTATTACTGACAAATAATCTTCTGGAGTTACCCGCGTTTGTAATGCAATATTATATTGCTGCAGAAAATGGCATCGTTGACATAAGATAGAGCTAAGGGTTGCTCCGCCTGGTTTCctggagtttttaaataattcagaaGGGATGTAGCCCGGAATTGAGATATCCTGTAAACaacataaattttaagaattgaaAATTGAATGATATTCCAATGGTGTCAACTAGAAAAttaagcattaaaattttttagagcaGTAGCTTTATGTGCTAGCACTTTTCCCGttatttcatacttttttttcttgaaagctattaaataaatttagaaaatataagtTACCAATAAGAATAATATATAAGTTCAAACACTTCTATGTTTGTAATGGAACAGATATTCTGAGTATTCTCCTATACAACCAAATctcaaatgctttaaaaaactGCGCGTATAATTTTCAATTCTAGTTCTGAAATCCAAAATGTGATGTTTGGGGTAACAAATAAAAGTATCGTTAATAAAGCAGtaactaaatcaaataaattaaaataagattaaatGTAAAATCAATTACATTTAGAAAACAAAATCCATCATGAATTTTTAGTTCacttattacattattaatcaTTGATACCCATTTCATAAGATTTTTAGCAGCTGGTGTTACACAAACTTGCCAACATTTTCTCCTTATTTTGAACTGTGACTTTTAGGTTTAATCACCAAGTATTCATTTCATaacttaatgaatattttttgaccAATGATGGAATGATGCAATTCCttaatcaaaaaatgtgttgaaatagacatattctttaatagctattgaaaaaaaacatactcTGCTTTCACAATATTTTAAGTGATCTTTCTATTAGAAGTATTACTCCctagatttgaaaaataaaatacatgaacAGCCCAGAGCAGATTTAAGTAActagtaaaatttaatttttttatattgctttTGTAATACCAATTATTTATTGATTGAACTACATCTGATTGACAATGAGTGATGCTGTCGCCACTATAGAtaaattttgtatgtattttttgtttgtataattcATTTTAACTCTGTATATTATGTAGGTACCTAGTATATAtcttaacatatttatttcattttcacaTTAGTTTGTATTCTAACTAAGTACTTTTCTTTCCATTcatattttgtgtatattgtaAATTGTGTGATATGTAACCAAGGTGTTATGGAAGAATGTTTATATGAATAACGCCATTATATTAACGCGGTTatctttatgtatttttattttttacacaataaatATTGTGATTGGTTGATTCATAAAAtactcattaatttttttcttcacatttttttcaaaattttaaaggaGTATTGTACTTCTTATTTCCTGTTAAAATAGGATATGTctaatattactttttaaaggcattagaaactgattttttttaactaactaGATTAATATAACTCAATTTTCGTATTTCCTGAGATATGCCacttaaatttgtttgttgtttcactcatgttaaaatttaataagaatatcTGGCATACCCCGCAccctttgaaaaatattgtttgtcAAGATTCAATAtggctttattaaaaatagtaaaacaatGATTGCCACTGCAGATCTGGTCAtaacataaattttaagttaCTGAAAATTGGATTTAGGGGaaacatttttgatttaattaaaattaaatcataccattgaaacaaaaattatgttcGACATATATGATATTGCTAGTATTTATAAAATCTGAGGGTCCAACACTTAGTCAATTAACATATGAAGATTTATGGTTATAGTATAAGTTTTGATATTTCATTGAATACATTACCGAACATAGGATTTAGGGCAGATATTTTTGATATAGTTAAATCATACCTTTGTCACTGAaagcaatatatttaaaaatttaaataagttcgcattattattattggatATGCCAGTACTGAAACATTTTGAGACCCAAATATGACTAAGtcaattaataaacaaatatttaagattGTACATACAATGCCAGTAATCTAatcaaattgaaatatatattaacAGATCTGGGTTACTTATAATACTGAATTAAGTTTTTCCAAGCATGTAGTAAAAATTGTTTCCGATTCTCCTAATTGTGAAGTTTTAATTATCGGTCAACATTTTCGAAAATGTTAATACTCCAAAACTACTTTTCTTCTCTTACTTAATATCAAAGTATgggtttttaattttgtatgtgATGATATTGAGCCCAGTTTATAAAGTATCTTTTGTCCAGGGTTTATAGAAAAAGGAAAGAAATTCTTTCAGTAAAATTCCTAGATCAACTAATTCATAACAAGATTAATTTCCTGAGCCTTCTGGCTGgacttaattttttgcttataaaaatGAACTATATACATTagacagggtgtccggaagctagatgcaatcctttaagggggtaatagctgacttaatttcaaaaattttaagcaaaatatgtgtaggtcgaaatttatttataaaatttttatggcaatttttgcatttttttcaagaaataccaaaatttcacacttaaacggtaatagagcgcaagttacaattagtatcggagtttcaaagtttattttgttaaattttaatacttcaatatgtatctgaaatgccaaaagccggcgaacaggccaaactatataaccacctaaaagtctaaaaggaCTTTGCTAAAGGGTTGTAAACAGGTAGAcgtaaaagctttcaggttCTACACAGGTTACTTTTAGGCATCTTTGGGTTCGATAAAGGTTATTTCTATTAGCTATATAGGTTCTGTGATATGCGATCTGGTTTCAAATTGGCCAGGGCCTATTGGCAACGACAACCTCTTTAGGGCTGggcctttttttactacaggaggTTATGCAGGCTAATAAATAACATTGTTTGTGCTTAATggcataatcaataatttttcttaaacaggttctaggagttatttataacctttttagaacctaaattgttacttgggttTGTACCAAATGATTTGCTTTAGTAAATAAAGTGTTATGTAAGTGgcttatttttctattttcattttttttttatcaaacctTAAATTGGTCAGAGCACCTAAATAATACCTATAAGAAAATTATGCCAATGATTCCTCATATTTAGATGCTAAAATTATTTGTCAatgaaagtaaaataataatctatCATGCATTTTTTCCAAGCTCTTTTAGATATCATCTTTCTGTGTCAGGTGTGCATGATTTACTATTCACATTAGATTAGTTTTatgaaataacattttaaaaacaatttatggTTATGACAAGGGTATATCCACAGAAGCTCTATACAGGATGTTTGCAAACTTAATAAATTGTAAGAATTTGAATAGTATAAGTTATTATATAAGATAATAAACAAAtgacaaaaatgtaatattgaaattatatttactgAACACTGGCAAGAAATAGgtctcaaaatattatttatctagATATCATCAGACTTAAACTAAAATCGAATTATTGATGCATGAAAGAACTCTAATAAACATCTGATTTAtttgttaagaatttaagacaTCATCTAGAGATGTTAAAATAAAGCAATGTAATGTAtacagtttataatatttataaattttactgaCATCAAACAAGAATCAATTggctcataaaaataataaataaaagaacttaCTTGACAATGTAAATATGCTCCACATCCCCCACAAGGTACTGAACTTGCAGGGCACTTTTTGTCTGGAGTCCCATAGTTAATATCACCATGGCTCATGGCATTTTCTTCACCACATTCCAaatcattttcataattttcataatgTGTCATCCAATTTTCACTACTTTCAtctaagaacttttttttattgattatttcaCTTTTGATATCTTTGACTGGTTCTGCAGTAGAGTTAATTTTATAGTCCtcagttttttgaaatgttgTATTATTTAATGTGTATGGAAAGGTTGTGGGAATAGCATTTTGACTTGGTTCTTCTGTTGTTGCTCTTGTATTTCCCTGACTTGAAAGCTTATCACTTTTTTCATGttcagtaaataattttaatgtaagtgGTAAAGGCTGTATAGTTTGAAGGGCCTTTTGTAATTCCTCTTCTTTTTTAGCTCTCGCCATCAATATTTGTTGATTTGTGTGGTACCCAAAGTGAAGTCTGTTGGCTTCAATAACAGtattgtatattaatattttttcaaatttttccatTAGAGAATCgtttttctcatttttggtGCTTAAACATTTTTCACTATATAAACGCTTAAGGAAATTATAACTTTGTTTTAATGATCTCTTCggtaattttgtaaataggTACATTGCTAGTATGTGGTTCAACCGCAgcctttaaattaataacaattaattgtaaaaaaacaataaaaccaggtttatttgactaataattttccaatgtttatttggtttttttttctaggttaTGTTAGTGTGGCATGTGTATGGCAATCGAGAACACAGCACATTGCGCAGAAGTCCCTAGTCCGCGCCCGGTGATATTTAGTCATGGTGCTAAAATTGAAGATGTTAACGTAAACTCCGATTTCTTTAttcgtattttatttatttaggaatCTCTTTAGTGTTTTATTTCAGCAACTCACAGTTTTTGACTTGTTGACTTGCTAACAATATATTCGAACACTTATTCCGAGATCTTACACTCTCATATTTGcagtaaaaaatcttattaatggTTCACAAGGCGCTGGTGAAATCCTTAATATAAGGTATATATTTGAGGCCTCTCATAGCAAAACTCTTCTTATCCATGTTAAGTCGTTCTacgcaaattcaaaaaaacctctactaaagttatttttttggatacaatgacaaaaaataaataataatataaaatgagtCTTTAGAAAACACTcacatcaatttatttaaatgcagAATATCCTTAATcggctaaaataaataaacaaaaatggataAGTCAAGTTTTGATTAGTCATTTTGGATTAGACAAGTtatgctgcaaaaaaaaataaaacaacgcCGAGTTTGAGAAGGAacatctatatttttaaaagtacaaaagtcttaaaagttaaattattaattctcCTTCATCTTCTGCTTCTCGTGGCTCGCAAAATTGATCTTCTGGAACTTCAGAATTAGGTCCTATCAATGGCTGCGATATTCCATCTAAAACatctttataaaactttaaatcctCTTTGCTCTTGCATTCATTTCCAAAATTtcatttcaaaaaagtttttctagtaaattatCAACATCCTTTAACTTGGCAGAATTTACTGGAGCTCCCATTGGAACAGTGTCTGGAGTAAAATGATcccatttttttccttttttttaaatcgacttAGGTACCCCAGTATCCGAGTTATAAAATTGTTCTCCTCTaaccataatattattttcaccCGAGTTTTTAGTCAATATAAACCTTTTAGCAAAGGAGAACTTAAAATGCCAAGagctaacattttttaaaaaatcgccaACTTGAGATTTCCAGTCCATAACCAGACAGTCTTGGCCTAAGTTTACTACAGTAccgtgttttttaaataaatccaaatatattttaggatCGATAATCGtcgacatttttttaattccttttcaaTTCTACCGAATACCCTATCAGGTGGTAAATCTGAATGTCCAGGAACAGGAAAAATGATTTCTATGGATTTAATATTTGACGGTgcgatatttataaaaaaatgagatAACATGCCTATCATTGTTGAATTGCGATTTTGTCCACCGCATCCGTCAGCACATAGCCTTATGACCGAATAAGAGGACAAATCAGCTTTTGAAAGAACATCATAGACTGCCGAAGAGATTTCATTTGAACCCTTTTTATATTGATGTTTCATCCAAGTGTAGATATGAACGTTTTGCATGGTCATTTTTGCTTTGGAAGAACCTTGAATAACAGTAAAGTTATATGTGTATAACTGCCTGCTATAATAAGCAATCTGGTCGGGGACCTTGCGATTGaccaaatttttttgacaatcaaACGAATATGTTATCATATTGCAGTCAAACTCTTTAAGTTTGGCAAAAAATGCATTGGCTCTTAGCTTGTGTACCCTTTTTTCTATCAtcaattggttttttttatcgacgtctttttctaattttattttttcagaaagctCAATGCATTTGGAACATGCATCGGTTACAGGACTTCCAAATCCAATCTTGTATTCTCTTGAAAAAATGTgatggaaaaaagttttttttactttaaaagtcgCTGTTTGATTGTAGAGCCTACAAAGC from the Anthonomus grandis grandis chromosome 10, icAntGran1.3, whole genome shotgun sequence genome contains:
- the LOC126741480 gene encoding nitric oxide-associated protein 1, which gives rise to MYLFTKLPKRSLKQSYNFLKRLYSEKCLSTKNEKNDSLMEKFEKILIYNTVIEANRLHFGYHTNQQILMARAKKEEELQKALQTIQPLPLTLKLFTEHEKSDKLSSQGNTRATTEEPSQNAIPTTFPYTLNNTTFQKTEDYKINSTAEPVKDIKSEIINKKKFLDESSENWMTHYENYENDLECGEENAMSHGDINYGTPDKKCPASSVPCGGCGAYLHCQDISIPGYIPSELFKNSRKPGGATLSSILCQRCHFLQQYNIALQTRVTPEDYLSVIQSIPFETSLIILMVDLSDFPCSIWPGLADIFGMKSSLVVVGNKVDLIPKDDKKYLHRIKSSLVRNLKINGFGSANIKHVELISAKTGYGVESLITALNKVWSKKGDVYLVGCTNVGKSSLFNQLIRSDFCKSQAENFLLRATTSPWPGTTLNLLKFPITRFSGFRLYMRHQRIMELAKLEKEERKLKDDELRLSNKGADATLVGRVERSFTHKDLTKENDDMAMDLFANYGSADLLGKSKLGINPNMPDYVHGKWCYDTPGVLHPDQILHLLTLDELRLTLPEEIIRPETFRIKPGMTMFIAGLARLDYVSGAKVIRLTVFRSNKLPITVCETQQADYIYEELLGSELFTVPIFNDDIERQQKWPGLELSKNFKITGKDIEESSYDVVLSNAGWIAINCDLSEYEFNAWTPEKRGVHIRESLLPKAVKLRGAPIRASVAYKRHKFI